A stretch of Telopea speciosissima isolate NSW1024214 ecotype Mountain lineage chromosome 11, Tspe_v1, whole genome shotgun sequence DNA encodes these proteins:
- the LOC122646047 gene encoding uncharacterized protein LOC122646047: MAYDGNEDQNRRMDLNLYLGLPRSPRRAESDLGSDLALGSLPIPGEGEIQGSTEMSGYADASDSHAPYSPSHASYSPNPQTVEPLDPNENSPFEYSDYSPQPPYPTVTLSIDPSDEPLVHEGRSHLEYNPYSPSYNSPSYIPVSPIVEAGLEPQSDDVIDPIDHAPYSPIYVPASNLEHDGETLDHEDSNHIEYVPYSPSFVPASFSPPREPDEPLIQDNDPPYIPNIPTTEVHSDALHEGMGFVAYQAATQTREAFRRELLQCPQVRFRRLIESTRRWRLRRFRSSIPYRFGPDLGAFSSGSHPFDDETPVERSPEAHCGAQKTTLEGHAAEDLEEEKEQGSVGANFDCNICLDVAKEPVVTSCGHLFCWPCIYQWLHLHCDHKECPVCKGEVNESKLIPIYGRGSSEKESDKKGQEDGDSGLKVPPRPRGQRFESLRQRIRRPHLRRSVEERGSRRVIQGEEPQNENRVDRQGEPVLHGVFDAANRRTITRLMEVQRLQRTDSQRAESLQSVLNFWGSGPSRNATELDSDHARVGISPPNPFHGGGPLSSSPGLSRHGISFWPQHAFFSSTSTSTDRLAAIAADVSSVRMGNSGNHSGASTSASPRVTNVVNVQGPREAVVAADQASASSTMAVIQDDAGLPVDAPAEPNSVGSSHAPRRRRRNSVAGSLDVDGGVHQARKRRRIN; the protein is encoded by the coding sequence ATGGCCTATGACGGAAACGAAGATCAAAATAGGAGGATGGATCTGAATTTGTATCTGGGTCTACCTCGTTCACCCCGGCGAGCAGAATCGGATCTTGGTTCTGATCTTGCACTGGGATCCTTACCCATCCCTGGTGAAGGCGAAATTCAAGGCTCAACTGAGATGTCTGGTTACGCAGATGCCTCTGATTCGCATGCTCCATACTCACCATCTCATGCTTCGTACTCCCCAAACCCTCAGACTGTTGAACCCCTTGACCCTAATGAGAATTCACCTTTTGAGTATTCTGATTACTCCCCACAACCACCTTATCCAACTGTTACACTGTCAATCGATCCTAGTGATGAACCACTTGTTCATGAAGGAAGGTCCCATCTTGAGTATAATCCTTACTCTCCATCATATAACTCTCCATCATATATTCCTGTTTCCCCAATTGTAGAAGCTGGGCTAGAACCTCAAAGTGATGATGTAATCGATCCAATTGATCATGCACCTTACTCTCCTATCTATGTGCCGGCCTCAAACCTTGAGCATGATGGTGAAACCCTGGATCATGAGGATAGCAACCATATTGAATATGTCCCATACTCACCTTCTTTTGTTCCAGCTTCGTTCTCACCCCCTCGTGAGCCCGATGAACCATTGATTCAAGATAATGATCCCCCATACATCCCTAATATCCCAACTACTGAAGTCCACAGTGATGCATTACATGAGGGGATGGGGTTCGTAGCATATCAAGCAGCCACACAAACCAGGGAAGCTTTTCGTCGGGAGCTTCTTCAATGTCCACAGGTTCGTTTCCGTAGATTGATTGAATCAACTCGGCGATGGCGGCTCCGGAGGTTCAGGTCATCAATTCCATACAGGTTTGGTCCTGATTTGGGTGCTTTTTCCTCTGGAAGTCATCCCTTTGATGATGAAACACCGGTTGAAAGATCTCCTGAAGCTCACTGTGGGGCACAAAAAACAACTTTGGAAGGTCATGCTGCTgaggatttggaagaggaaaagGAGCAGGGTAGTGTTGGTGCTAATTTTGACTGCAATATCTGTTTGGATGTAGCTAAGGAGCCGGTGGTTACTTCTTGTGGTCATTTATTTTGTTGGCCATGTATATACCAATGGTTGCATCTGCACTGTGATCACAAAGAATGTCCTGTATGCAAAGGGGAGGTGAATGAGTCAAAACTAATTCCTATTTATGGTCGGGGGAGTTCTGAGAAGGAGTCTGACAAGAAGGGGCAGGAAGATGGGGATTCAGGTTTGAAGGTACCTCCCAGACCTCGTGGACAAAGGTTTGAGAGTTTGAGGCAGAGGATACGGAGACCTCATTTAAGGAGATCTGTGGAAGAACGTGGATCGCGGAGAGTTATACAGGGTGAAGAACCACAAAATGAAAACAGAGTTGATAGGCAGGGCGAGCCAGTTCTTCATGGAGTTTTCGATGCAGCTAACCGTCGAACCATAACTAGGTTGATGGAAGTTCAGCGACTACAAAGGACGGACTCACAAAGGGCAGAGAGCTTACAAAGCGTATTAAACTTTTGGGGAAGTGGACCATCCCGAAATGCTACTGAGTTGGATTCAGACCATGCACGTGTTGGTATCTCACCTCCCAATCCGTTTCATGGAGGGGGCCCCTTGAGTTCTTCACCTGGTCTTTCACGACACGGGATTAGCTTTTGGCCTCAACATGCTTTCTTTAGTTCAACTTCAACTTCAACTGATAGATtggctgccatagctgctgatGTTTCTAGTGTGAGAATGGGGAACAGTGGTAACCATTCTGGGGCTTCAACATCAGCAAGCCCTCGGGTTACCAATGTTGTGAATGTTCAGGGCCCTCGAGAGGCAGTTGTAGCTGCAGATCAAGCTTCTGCTTCAAGCACAATGGCTGTTATACAGGATGATGCTGGACTTCCCGTTGATGCTCCTGCAGAGCCAAATAGTGTGGGTTCTTCCCATGCCCCTAGAAGGCGGAGAAGAAATAGTGTGGCTGGTTCATTAGATGTAGATGGAGGAGTTCATCAAGCGCGCAAAAGGAGACGGATAAACTAA